The Nitrospirota bacterium genome contains the following window.
ACCACCCCGGCTGCCTTCGTAAATGCCTGTACTATAGGCAACAGCGAATACGTAGCAAGAGCCGGCGCCTCATCTGTCTTTGTCCACATAATCTTTGCTTCTTGTCTTGTCATGACTTCCTCCTCTTTGCCAATAGTGATCAGGAAATATTTTTTTTAATAACGATAATACAATAACAAAAGAAGCTACATGTTTCAATCATTATTTTATTTTTTTAATGGGGGAAATGAAAGGTTTCTTATGAAAACATCATGAGTAAAAACTATTTCCAACCGAGCTGCTTCCGGGCCCAGTCGCTGATCCGTTCAGGAGTCCATGGAGGATCCCATACCAGGTCAACCTTAACGTTTGATACGCCTTCAAGCTGTCTCACAGCATCCTCTGCCCCTCTCGATATACTTTCATGTAGAGGACATCCTGCTGTGGTCATGGTCATCTTGATGACTACATCGCCACTATCAAGCTTTACATCGTAAATAAGTCCCAGGTCAACTATGTTAATACCTATTTCAGGGTCAAT
Protein-coding sequences here:
- a CDS encoding metal-sulfur cluster assembly factor: MLSEQLILTALKHVIDPEIGINIVDLGLIYDVKLDSGDVVIKMTMTTAGCPLHESISRGAEDAVRQLEGVSNVKVDLVWDPPWTPERISDWARKQLGWK